One Antarctobacter heliothermus DNA segment encodes these proteins:
- the prfA gene encoding peptide chain release factor 1 — protein sequence MIPTDRLHQIKERLEFVEARMSSGSGDIAALGREYAELKPVVSQIAEWEQLCAEIAEAEALLDDPEMRALAEEELPQLRARLPEAERAVQLSLLPRDAADARPAMLEIRPGTGGDEAALFAGDLARMYQRYAEAKGWRWEVIEEQLSELGGVRELVVRIAGDNVFARLKYESGVHRVQRVPETESGGRIHTSAATVAVLPEAEEVDIRIDPNDIRIDTMRSSGAGGQHVNTTDSAVRITHLPTGIVVTSSEKSQHRNREIAMQVLRARLFDQQRQQADASRSADRKAQVGSGDRSERIRTYNFPQGRLTDHRIGLTLYRLEQIMAGDLDEIIDGLTAEHQASQLAEMGA from the coding sequence ATGATCCCGACAGACAGACTTCATCAAATCAAGGAGCGGCTCGAATTTGTCGAGGCGCGCATGTCCTCTGGCAGCGGCGATATCGCGGCGCTGGGGCGTGAATACGCTGAGCTGAAGCCCGTGGTGAGCCAGATCGCCGAATGGGAGCAACTCTGCGCCGAGATCGCAGAGGCGGAGGCGTTGCTGGACGATCCAGAGATGCGCGCGCTCGCCGAAGAGGAACTGCCGCAGTTGCGCGCCCGTCTGCCAGAGGCAGAGCGCGCGGTGCAACTGTCACTGTTGCCGCGCGACGCCGCCGATGCGCGCCCCGCGATGCTGGAAATTCGCCCCGGCACCGGCGGCGATGAAGCGGCGCTGTTCGCCGGGGATCTGGCCCGCATGTACCAACGCTATGCCGAGGCCAAGGGTTGGCGCTGGGAAGTGATCGAGGAACAACTGTCAGAACTGGGCGGTGTGCGCGAATTGGTGGTACGGATCGCCGGGGACAATGTCTTTGCCCGGCTGAAATACGAAAGCGGCGTACACCGGGTTCAGCGGGTGCCAGAAACCGAATCTGGTGGGCGTATCCACACCTCGGCGGCCACGGTGGCCGTGTTGCCAGAGGCCGAAGAGGTGGATATCCGCATCGACCCGAACGACATCCGCATCGATACCATGCGATCATCGGGGGCGGGCGGGCAGCACGTCAACACCACCGACTCGGCCGTCAGGATCACACACTTGCCCACTGGTATCGTCGTTACCAGTTCCGAGAAATCGCAGCACCGCAACCGTGAGATCGCCATGCAGGTGCTGCGCGCGCGTCTGTTCGATCAGCAACGCCAGCAGGCCGATGCGTCGCGCTCTGCCGACCGCAAGGCGCAGGTCGGGTCGGGTGATCGGTCCGAGCGTATTCGCACCTACAACTTTCCGCAGGGGCGGCTGACCGATCACCGTATCGGCCTGACGCTGTACCGGCTGGAACAAATCATGGCCGGCGATCTGGATGAGATCATCGATGGGCTGACGGCGGAACATCAAGCCTCGCAACTGGCTGAGATGGGGGCATGA
- a CDS encoding DUF1499 domain-containing protein gives MAFFLILLIVLGGMAWIRFAPSDPADWHVDPQVTADQDLAAGVRRRIPAGPNKFERLHAIILETPRTEILAGTQDDGQVTYVTRSKWMGFPDYTTVRDSEDVLALWARSRFGQSDLGVNRARVEDWLQRLEADEG, from the coding sequence ATGGCATTTTTTCTAATCCTGTTGATCGTTCTTGGCGGCATGGCCTGGATCCGGTTTGCGCCCTCTGACCCTGCCGACTGGCATGTCGATCCACAGGTGACGGCGGATCAGGATCTGGCCGCCGGTGTACGGCGGCGGATTCCGGCAGGCCCGAACAAATTTGAACGCCTTCACGCCATCATTCTTGAAACGCCGCGCACCGAAATTCTGGCGGGCACGCAGGACGACGGGCAAGTGACCTATGTCACCCGGTCAAAGTGGATGGGGTTTCCCGACTACACCACGGTGCGGGACAGCGAAGATGTGCTGGCACTGTGGGCACGCTCGCGCTTTGGTCAATCGGACCTTGGGGTGAACCGCGCGCGGGTCGAAGACTGGCTGCAACGGCTGGAGGCCGACGAGGGCTGA
- the mazG gene encoding nucleoside triphosphate pyrophosphohydrolase has translation MSDDLIHNPTGGMPRLREIMRRLRDQNSGCPWDLEQTFATIAPYTIEEAYEVADAIERKEWDELKGELGDLLFQSVFHAQMAEEAGLFTFDEVADGMSDKMVARHPHVFGDESRDKSPEQQTRDWETIKAAERASKKETGVLDGVALGLPALLRAVKLQKRAARVGFDWPTTDEVMDKLREEMDELREAEDDDHRFEEFGDLLFVMANLGRHMGIDPEAALRAANGKFTRRFKSIEAALAKDGRRPEDSNLEEMDRLWDAAKAVEKAAKKSDI, from the coding sequence ATGAGCGACGATCTGATCCACAATCCGACGGGCGGGATGCCGCGCCTGCGCGAAATAATGCGGCGTTTGCGCGATCAGAACAGCGGCTGTCCTTGGGATCTTGAGCAGACATTTGCGACAATCGCCCCCTACACGATCGAGGAGGCCTATGAGGTTGCCGATGCGATCGAGCGCAAGGAATGGGATGAACTGAAAGGAGAGCTGGGCGATCTGTTGTTTCAGTCGGTCTTTCACGCGCAAATGGCCGAAGAGGCCGGGCTGTTCACCTTTGATGAGGTCGCCGATGGGATGTCGGACAAGATGGTGGCGCGGCATCCGCATGTGTTTGGCGATGAAAGCCGCGACAAGTCGCCCGAGCAGCAGACCCGTGACTGGGAGACGATCAAGGCGGCAGAGCGGGCCTCGAAAAAAGAGACGGGCGTTCTGGACGGGGTGGCGTTGGGTTTGCCGGCCTTGTTGCGGGCGGTGAAGCTGCAGAAAAGAGCGGCGCGGGTGGGGTTTGACTGGCCCACCACCGATGAGGTGATGGACAAGCTGCGTGAGGAAATGGATGAGCTGCGCGAGGCTGAGGATGATGACCACCGCTTTGAGGAATTTGGCGATCTGCTCTTTGTGATGGCCAATCTGGGGCGGCATATGGGGATCGATCCCGAGGCGGCGTTGCGGGCGGCCAATGGAAAATTCACCCGGCGTTTCAAGTCCATCGAGGCGGCCCTGGCCAAGGATGGACGGCGGCCCGAGGATAGCAATCTGGAAGAAATGGACCGGCTTTGGGATGCGGCCAAGGCGGTGGAGAAGGCAGCAAAAAAATCGGACATCTGA
- the prmC gene encoding peptide chain release factor N(5)-glutamine methyltransferase, whose translation MTRGSDLLSRATARLTEAEVPDPGRDARRLMAHVLKVPPGRLTLFLPEPVDPALEVVYLTIVERRAERVPVSHLIGRRAFYGRDFLVTPEVLDPRPETETLIEVVLTEPFATVLDLGTGSGCILLTLLAERESAVGVGTDVSTAALNVAYWNRNALDLQHRADLREGSWYAALEANEDQFDLIVSNPPYIAVNEMPFLSPEVREHEPRLALTDEADGLTAYRAILSGLTAHLSPGGRLVVEIGASQGMAVSRLFSEAGLRGVRVIPDIDGRDRVVLGTRRRI comes from the coding sequence ATGACGCGGGGTTCGGACCTGTTGTCGCGCGCAACCGCGCGCCTGACCGAGGCAGAGGTCCCCGATCCGGGGCGCGATGCGCGGCGCCTGATGGCGCATGTGCTCAAGGTGCCGCCCGGACGCCTGACCCTGTTTCTGCCCGAGCCGGTCGATCCGGCGCTGGAGGTGGTCTATCTGACCATCGTCGAACGCCGCGCCGAGCGGGTGCCTGTCAGCCACCTGATCGGGCGCCGGGCGTTTTACGGGCGCGATTTCCTTGTCACCCCAGAGGTTCTGGACCCGCGCCCAGAGACGGAAACGCTGATCGAGGTGGTCCTGACCGAACCCTTTGCCACGGTGCTGGACCTTGGCACCGGGTCGGGCTGTATCCTGCTGACCCTGCTGGCCGAACGTGAGAGTGCGGTTGGTGTGGGTACGGATGTCAGCACAGCGGCGCTGAATGTCGCTTATTGGAACCGCAACGCGCTGGACCTGCAACACCGGGCCGACCTGCGTGAGGGCAGTTGGTATGCGGCGCTGGAGGCGAATGAGGACCAGTTCGACCTGATCGTGTCGAACCCGCCCTATATCGCGGTGAACGAAATGCCGTTTCTTTCCCCTGAGGTCCGCGAACATGAACCGCGCCTGGCGCTGACCGATGAAGCCGACGGACTAACCGCCTACAGGGCGATTCTCTCAGGTCTGACCGCGCATCTTTCTCCGGGCGGTCGGCTGGTGGTTGAGATCGGTGCCAGCCAGGGCATGGCGGTCTCCCGGCTATTTTCCGAGGCCGGATTGCGCGGTGTGCGGGTGATTCCCGACATTGATGGCAGAGATCGTGTGGTTCTGGGCACGCGACGCCGTATTTAG
- a CDS encoding AEC family transporter, protein MVLLTIWPLFALICLGHVLARTGFPDPGFWPAAERINYFILFPALLVSSLVDAPIGDPQILRLGAAAVTTLLVAALGMAVARCVFPTPSARFGPALQGVVRFNTFLGLAVTASLAGAEGMERAAVYLAVCVPVVNVVSIIALSERDVLRRPGALLRMILFNPMILGCLFGISLALLGLGLPFGTGTFLELLARGSLPLGLLCVGAALQPSALRQDIGPVLGNAVLRLLGMPVLAALIGLAYGLDGAEALVLVVFSAIPTAPAAYVLTRQLNGDGTFMAGLVTAQTMAALVTIPLVLLVLGLG, encoded by the coding sequence GTGGTTCTTCTCACGATCTGGCCGCTCTTTGCGCTCATTTGCCTCGGTCATGTGCTGGCCAGAACCGGCTTTCCCGATCCCGGCTTTTGGCCCGCGGCAGAGCGGATCAACTATTTCATCCTGTTTCCGGCGCTGCTGGTGTCCAGCCTTGTCGATGCGCCCATCGGCGATCCGCAGATCCTCCGGCTGGGGGCGGCGGCTGTGACCACCCTCCTGGTGGCCGCCCTTGGGATGGCTGTGGCACGCTGCGTCTTTCCAACGCCCTCAGCCCGCTTTGGCCCGGCTTTGCAGGGCGTCGTGCGGTTCAATACCTTTCTGGGTCTTGCCGTCACGGCCAGTCTGGCGGGGGCAGAGGGGATGGAACGCGCGGCGGTCTACCTTGCGGTCTGCGTCCCGGTCGTCAACGTGGTGTCGATCATCGCCCTAAGCGAACGTGACGTCCTGCGTCGCCCCGGCGCGCTGTTGCGGATGATCCTGTTCAATCCGATGATCCTGGGTTGTCTGTTCGGGATCTCACTGGCGCTTTTGGGGCTGGGTCTGCCTTTTGGCACCGGGACTTTTCTAGAGCTTTTGGCACGGGGCAGCCTGCCGCTGGGCCTGCTCTGTGTCGGCGCCGCACTGCAACCCTCGGCGCTGCGTCAGGATATAGGCCCGGTCTTGGGGAACGCGGTCCTGCGGCTGTTGGGGATGCCGGTTCTGGCGGCGCTGATCGGCTTGGCCTATGGACTCGACGGGGCAGAGGCGCTGGTGCTGGTGGTGTTTTCGGCCATTCCCACGGCGCCGGCTGCCTATGTGTTGACCCGCCAATTGAACGGCGACGGTACGTTTATGGCCGGACTCGTCACGGCACAAACGATGGCGGCCTTGGTCACGATTCCGCTGGTGTTGCTGGTCCTTGGTCTGGGCTAA
- a CDS encoding M20 aminoacylase family protein — protein sequence MAVINRIAGFAEEMTGWRRHLHRHPELCLECHETAAFVVDRLRSFGITDIHEGIATSGVVAVIEGQGDGPVTGLRADMDALPMDEETGAEWASTVPGRMHACGHDGHTSMLLGAAKYLAETRRFTGRVVLIFQPAEETIGGGRIMVEEGIMDRFGIQEAYALHTDPFSPLGEFRTTPGPIMAAADEFRVTVKGHGGHAAYPQICRDPMPAALAIGQALQTVVSRNTDPLAALVVSLTLFQGGSASNIIPDSVTLGGTVRSLTPEVRDMAQTRITQIVSSIAEGYGVEGILDYERNYPPTINHAEQTRFAAQIAREVSPLVTDDMIPEMGAEDFAYMLETRPGAFLFLGQGHGPSVHHAGFDFNDAAAPIGASFFARLIEQRHAL from the coding sequence ATGGCGGTGATCAATCGAATCGCGGGGTTTGCAGAGGAAATGACGGGCTGGCGGCGTCACCTGCACCGACACCCGGAACTTTGCCTGGAATGCCATGAGACAGCGGCCTTTGTCGTGGATCGACTGCGCTCTTTCGGCATCACCGACATCCACGAAGGCATCGCCACCAGCGGTGTGGTCGCGGTGATTGAAGGGCAGGGGGATGGTCCGGTGACGGGGCTTCGTGCCGATATGGATGCCCTGCCAATGGATGAGGAAACCGGTGCCGAATGGGCCAGCACAGTGCCGGGGCGGATGCACGCCTGCGGCCACGACGGACATACCTCGATGCTGCTGGGGGCGGCGAAATACCTCGCCGAGACGCGCCGGTTTACCGGCCGCGTGGTGCTGATCTTTCAACCGGCAGAGGAAACCATCGGCGGTGGGCGCATCATGGTCGAAGAGGGGATCATGGACCGCTTCGGCATCCAAGAGGCCTATGCGCTGCACACCGATCCCTTTAGCCCATTGGGAGAGTTCCGCACCACACCCGGACCGATCATGGCGGCGGCGGATGAGTTCCGCGTGACGGTCAAGGGACATGGCGGCCACGCCGCCTATCCGCAAATCTGCCGCGATCCGATGCCCGCAGCCCTTGCCATCGGCCAAGCCCTGCAAACCGTGGTGTCGCGCAACACCGACCCGCTGGCGGCATTGGTGGTGTCGCTGACCTTGTTTCAGGGCGGCAGCGCCTCCAATATCATCCCCGACAGTGTCACACTGGGCGGCACCGTGCGCAGCCTGACACCAGAGGTGCGCGACATGGCCCAGACCCGCATCACACAGATCGTCAGCAGCATCGCGGAGGGTTACGGCGTCGAGGGCATCCTTGACTATGAACGCAACTACCCGCCGACCATCAACCATGCCGAACAGACCCGCTTTGCCGCGCAGATCGCGCGTGAGGTTTCGCCGCTGGTGACCGATGACATGATCCCCGAAATGGGGGCGGAAGATTTCGCTTATATGCTTGAAACCCGGCCCGGCGCATTCCTGTTCCTTGGGCAAGGGCACGGACCGTCCGTCCACCATGCGGGCTTTGATTTCAACGATGCAGCGGCGCCCATCGGGGCCAGCTTTTTCGCCCGCCTGATTGAGCAGCGTCACGCCTTGTAA
- the speB gene encoding agmatinase, with amino-acid sequence MSLEDAKRQIDHAFTRDDLKGPSFENVFAGAPSFLRRKYTKDLPGVDVAVTGLPFDQAVTNRPGTRLGPRAIREASLLQTMDEPFGWGYDVLSEFAIADYGDMAFDYAMPSEVPARIADHVGGILDAGAACMVLGGDHSVTHGCLRAHAAKHGPLSVIQFDAHTDTWADDDMARVDHGTFMYKAVKEGLVEPERSVQIGIRTDNPDTLGFNILDARQVHAEGPERIAERVHEIVGQHPCYLTFDIDALDPAYAPGTGTPVWGGLTSHQAAVILRRLAGIDLKGGDVVEVSPPFDTTGATAVAAAHVGMELLCLWGWTRRVTG; translated from the coding sequence ATGAGCCTCGAAGACGCCAAGCGCCAGATTGACCACGCCTTTACCCGTGACGACCTCAAAGGGCCGTCGTTCGAGAATGTCTTTGCCGGGGCGCCGTCGTTTCTGCGCCGCAAATACACCAAGGATCTGCCCGGGGTGGATGTCGCGGTGACGGGGCTACCGTTTGATCAGGCGGTGACCAACCGGCCCGGCACGCGGCTGGGGCCGCGCGCGATCCGTGAGGCGTCCCTCTTGCAGACGATGGATGAGCCTTTTGGCTGGGGCTATGATGTGCTGTCGGAATTCGCCATCGCGGACTATGGCGACATGGCCTTCGATTATGCCATGCCGTCCGAGGTGCCCGCGCGGATTGCCGACCATGTGGGCGGCATTCTGGATGCGGGTGCCGCCTGCATGGTGCTGGGCGGCGACCATTCGGTGACCCACGGCTGTCTGCGCGCCCATGCCGCGAAACACGGCCCGTTAAGTGTGATCCAATTCGACGCGCATACCGACACCTGGGCGGATGATGACATGGCGCGCGTCGATCACGGCACCTTTATGTACAAGGCCGTCAAGGAAGGGTTGGTAGAGCCGGAACGCTCTGTCCAGATCGGCATCCGCACAGACAACCCCGATACGCTGGGGTTCAACATCCTTGATGCGCGGCAGGTCCATGCCGAAGGGCCGGAACGGATCGCCGAGCGGGTGCATGAGATTGTCGGTCAGCATCCCTGTTACCTGACCTTTGACATCGACGCGCTGGACCCGGCCTATGCGCCGGGCACCGGTACGCCGGTCTGGGGCGGGTTGACCAGCCATCAGGCGGCTGTGATCCTGCGCAGGCTGGCGGGAATCGACCTGAAAGGCGGCGATGTGGTTGAGGTGTCGCCGCCGTTTGACACCACCGGGGCCACGGCTGTGGCGGCGGCGCATGTGGGCATGGAATTGCTGTGCCTTTGGGGTTGGACCCGTCGCGTGACGGGATGA
- a CDS encoding M20 aminoacylase family protein produces the protein MPIVNSIAASEPQMTEWRRYLHQHPELGLDCFKTAEFVVDRLKEFGITDIHTGIARTGVVAIIEGRATGRTIGLRADMDALPMEDLSGTDHASTIPGMAHTCGHDGHTTMLLGAAKYLAETRNFSGKVALIFQPAEENEGGGRIMVEEGMMDRFGIDEVYGIHNMPGGPVGHLHTNRGALLAGVDEFTIEITGVGGHGAMPFQTRDPVVTAASVVQALQTIVSRNVDALDRLVVSVTQVHTGSAMNIVPETAILNGTVRYFDKAVQSVVKERMAEIVEYQAKSFGMTATLNYIEGYPPTVNHPEQAEFAAEVAREVVGAEAVDIDSPPIMPGEDFSYMLEARPGAYLFLGQGDTPGCHHPKYDFNDTIAPVGASFFARLVEKALPL, from the coding sequence ATGCCTATCGTCAATTCCATCGCCGCGTCTGAACCTCAAATGACGGAATGGCGCCGCTATCTGCACCAGCATCCTGAACTGGGATTGGATTGTTTCAAGACCGCAGAGTTCGTGGTGGATCGGCTGAAGGAATTTGGCATCACTGACATTCACACCGGTATCGCGCGCACGGGCGTTGTGGCCATCATCGAGGGCCGCGCGACGGGACGGACGATTGGCCTGCGCGCCGATATGGATGCGCTGCCGATGGAGGATTTGTCCGGTACGGATCACGCCTCGACCATTCCCGGCATGGCGCATACCTGCGGACACGACGGTCACACCACCATGCTGCTGGGGGCGGCAAAGTATCTGGCCGAGACGCGGAATTTTTCCGGCAAGGTCGCGCTGATCTTTCAACCTGCAGAGGAAAATGAGGGCGGCGGGCGCATCATGGTCGAAGAGGGCATGATGGACCGGTTTGGCATCGATGAGGTGTATGGCATCCACAACATGCCCGGTGGTCCGGTCGGCCACTTGCACACCAATCGCGGAGCTCTGCTGGCGGGAGTGGATGAGTTTACTATCGAGATCACCGGCGTAGGCGGGCATGGCGCGATGCCGTTCCAGACCCGTGATCCGGTGGTGACGGCAGCCTCTGTGGTGCAGGCGTTGCAGACCATCGTGTCACGCAATGTCGATGCGCTGGACCGGCTGGTGGTCAGTGTGACGCAGGTTCACACCGGATCGGCCATGAACATCGTGCCGGAAACCGCTATCCTGAACGGAACCGTGCGCTATTTCGACAAGGCGGTTCAGTCGGTCGTCAAAGAGCGCATGGCCGAGATCGTCGAGTATCAGGCCAAAAGTTTCGGCATGACGGCCACGTTGAACTATATCGAGGGCTATCCGCCCACGGTCAATCACCCTGAACAGGCGGAATTCGCAGCCGAAGTCGCGCGTGAGGTGGTGGGCGCCGAGGCGGTGGACATCGACTCTCCCCCGATCATGCCGGGAGAGGATTTTTCCTACATGCTGGAGGCGCGACCGGGGGCCTATTTGTTTCTGGGACAGGGCGACACGCCCGGATGCCACCATCCCAAATACGATTTCAATGATACCATCGCGCCGGTCGGTGCGAGTTTTTTCGCGCGGCTGGTTGAAAAAGCCCTGCCGCTCTGA